tttatcttccaagccttccgctgttttcatattagatggccttaagccatatttattgcaataagttctcttttggagacattcgatgtaataagtgtgtgattgctactctattataaatcctttgagtactgtgtgtgtcagcattaccgatccagggatgacactaaagcacagagacttgaccgtctgaggtcgggtcactacagggGTGTTGCAGGGGCGAGGACGACTGCGACGTGGTTAGCTCGCCAGGGGGGAGGGAAGGGGGAGGCAACACAAGAGCGTGAGCGACGGGGAGGGTAGGGACGTGACCTCCGGGAAGAGTATGAAGGCCGAAGAGAAGGGAAGGACAACCATCAAACGACTATGCTGCGAGGTACGCCAACGACCGCGAAGGATGATGCAACCATGGCACGGCGGTGCTACAACCATAGGTGGTGGAGCTACAACCGTGGTATGGAGATGATACTCGGCCCACCGATGGTTGTGAAGGATGCTGAGACCTCGACGTGGTGGAGCTGCAACTGTAGGTAATCAGAGTTATGACCGTGGTTTGGCAATGCTACGTGACTACAAAGGATGATGCAACCTCGGCACGGCGGAGCTACAACCATAGGTTGTAGGAGCTGCGAAGGCACTAGGATATTAGGATGGGTGCTACAAGCGTAGACAACCGGTGCCACGAGGACGACGACGGTGAGTGTCGGAGCTGCGTTGAGGGAGATGTGTGGTGGTGCTATGAGCTCGCTTGATGGATGTTGAAAGATCTAGTGGCGGTGGCAGCCCGACCAACCAGCTGCTATGACCGGTGCTACGACGGAACATGGTGGAAAACATTCTGGAGCACGCAAGTGGGGGGTGTTGCGGGGGCGAGGACGACTGCGACGTGGTTAGCTCACCAGGGtggagggaggggagggggaggcaaCACAAGAGCATGAGCGACGGGGAGGGTAGGGACGTGACCTCCGGGAAGAGTATGAAGGCCGAAGAGAAGGGAAGGAAAACCATCAAACGACTATGTGTGTTGCATCTGATGGCTCCTGAGGGGAGCGATCGGTCGACCGGCGGAGAGTGCCCTCCTTAAAAAAGAATCTTTCTCGATTCTAAATTGTACTAGTACGTGTTAATGCATCGCACGCTCGTTACACAGAACACCTCATACGCTTGATCAACACATTGCTCGGTGGAAATGCGGAATGCACCTACAACAGAGTTTTGAATCCTACTGTTTAGGCGCTATACGGACTCTACATGTCTCTTTGTATTTCGTCTTTTTTTTGGTTTGTGAGAGAGGACCTTATTTAGCTGTGTGCATCTTAATTATGCAGAGACCGGATGTAATACTTAAATATTCGAAGTAATAAAATGCCTCTTTTTGAAAAACAGAGTTTTGAATTTCCCCAAAGCTAAAACAGAGGAAGCCCCAAGGCAAAGAACCCACCCTTGCTCTCCGTGTCCTATCGGCACGTCGCGCCCCTGACGTCACCCGCTTGTGAGGCCCGGCACCACATCTTGTCGCTGTTGCCCGCCGCAGGGCGCACCACTCCAAAGAGCCCAGTAGTCCATCAAGCACACACGACACACACATATGGCTCTAGCCAAGAAAACAATCTGGCTTTTGCCCGAGCAATAATTCCAATCTTGTCTCACGCTACACAGCAGTCAAACAGGGAGGAGGGATAGCTAGCGGTCGAAACGGGAGCGAGCGAGAAGCCATACAAAAACGGCATTAATCCACCGTGATTCCAGCTACTTTGTTCTCCACCTCCTCCCACCGCTTCGTTCCTTTCAAGTCTCCGAGGGCGACCCTCTCTCTTCTTCTCACTCCAGCTCCAGTCCTGTGCTGGTAGTTATTGGTGAGTGCTACGTTGCTAGCGTGGGGTGTGACAGCACTGCACGGCGAAGGCTGGGCACGGTGGTTCGTGTGAGTGGCAGGCATGAGGACCGGGGGGATGCTGTGCCGGTCACAGGCGGCGACGGCGGTCTGCGTGCCGGGCGACGCACGGTCCATGGTCGTCGGGCGCCGCGCCGACCGGACAATCGCCCAGGACGCGCGCACCCTCCACGACGTCAGGTACGTGCGCCTTGGTGCCGACGGAGCCGGCGCCGCGCGTGTCTCGTCCAGGCGGGTGGCGCCGCCCCAGCCGCCGCCCATGTCGAGGAGGCGCGGAGCGACGGTGGCCGTGACGCTGCCGATGGTGACCAAGAGCCCCGTGGAGACGCCGGCGCGGGACACTGCGGCGGCTAAGCCGACACCCGCCACTCCTACGGCGGCCGTGGCACCCGGCGACCAAGTCCTCCAAGTACGTAGCCCCCCGACCAGCCGTATTCTGCTCCAGTACTTAGTGTCTTGTTTGCACATTTTGTTTACAAACATCTGGTCACCACGAGAAGATATCCACTGGTTGATTTCAATCAACAGTTTCACATCAGCAGAAGGACAAATCCTCGCGAACTCCTTGTGCTGATTGCACGCAGAAATCAGAAATGCACCTCTCACAAGCATACGCATTTCAGTTTTTTTGGCCTTTCAAACGTGTAATGCATTTGAACTATCATATGTTGAAAATTATAGTGCAAAATTGTAGTAACTGTGATGAGCCGGGCCCTTGCCCCAGGGCCCGGGATGCATTTACTCGGTAATTAATAGTAGCAGTAACTTCCGTCCATCAATACGGTGAAGTCAAAACTGAAGATATGGTAGTATGTGTGGGATACAGTAAAAACATTAACGTCAAATAAAGAAGCAAAAAGGACTAGGCTGGAGCACAGCGGAAGGTCACAAGCGGTCCAGATTGCAGCACAGTAGGTATGTCGGACAACAGTGGGAGATTACGAGCGGTCCAGATTACAGCACAGTTGATATGTCCTTTTACAGATGGAGAGCAGTGAGAGATTATATATAGACAAGCAGAAAATTTAAAGAGATTAGTACTAATTAGCTTGTGGACAATAGGTGCCGTCCAATGCAGGTTAGAGCAAGCTGTTTTTGCCAACAAATTTAATTTTTGTCAAGGTAATAGATAGCTTAGATAGAGATGCATTTGCTGTTTGTGTTTTGTGCTTAATTGCTGGAGATGTGATGCTCTTGTACGTACGTCCACAGGTGGTCGTGATGAAGGTGGCTATACACTGCCAGGGGTGTGCAGGGAAAGTGAGGAAGCACATCTCCAAAATGGAAGGTATGTACTATGTGCCAGGACTAGCATTAACATGTGTACCAAAATTACAAAAGCTTGCTATTTTCCATGTGGATTTTGCCATCCGTGGTAGTCTCGAAACAGTCATCCACCCCGCTTTATATTAACAAGGCTACATGGCAAATCATACAAAGTAGGAGCATTGAGGTAGTCTTCAAGAGCTCATCAACAAAAATACAAGACGTGGCAGCGCGGGGGAAGGGGATGTAGGTGAGAACGAATTATATATACCTAAATAGTTGATCTCCGCCAACTCCAATTCTCTTAACATGCAACTATGCCATCATGCATGACCTAAATAATTGATCCCCACCACTAACCACAATTCTCTTAGTAACATTCAAATATGCCATCTCATCATGCCAACGTGCATCAGAAAAGACCCATATTAAAATGCCCCATGCATACTACTCATATGTAATAAATATTCCACAACTATGGAATATTCAAATGTGTACTAAATTATATGTTAGTTTCAATTTAGTCTAAATACTAATATTTCATACTAACAAATCTGACTGAAATAATTTCAATAAATTCCGGCAGCAACTTGTGCGGCATCATGTCCAGTTAATAGTAGTGTGTGTGATTTTCATTTAGCATGTGTTCCCTCACACTTATGTCTTCGATATCTCAGGTTGCATTAGTCTCAGTCTACTAAACATGTATGCACAACACCATAACGATAACTGAAATTTTCTTTCCTAGATTAATACTTCGTTTGATTTCTTCCCACCTCTTTGTATCTTGTAGGTTCTCGCAAACAAAGTTTTCTTTTCTGCTTAGCTTTTCTTCATATGCTTAGATTATTTCGTATAGCTGCTCGGTTAAAATCCCACGCTTGAGAGTTGAAAGCACCGACATAAATATCAATTACtctctttgtaaagaaatatagaTCTCGATTTCTTTACAAAGCGAGTAGTTTTGAAGTACAACGACTATACTCAGTACAACTCCTAGCTGATTCCAACGCtacaatctactccctccgttccaaattacttgtcgcagaaatggatgtatctagaattaaaatacatctagatacaaccatacatgcgacaagtaattcggaacggagggagtagtgcctAAGTTTGGAAACGAAAACAGGTATACACTAAAGAACTATAGCAACGACGGGTGGCAGTatgtactccctttgtaaagaaatatttCTTTACGTGCTTatattttctttacagagggagtatctaatTATTCTGTGTACGTACAAAAATTACCCTAAATGTACCAACGAGATCCAATGTGGAGGGCGGGGGAGCCCCGTGGACAAAATATATACGAGTAGTAAAATGGAGCCCATCCGAATGCGACACCACAAATTCATTCCCGACGAGATTCGGATCGTGGTCACCCGGGCTGCGCCACTGGGCACTGCCGAGTTCCAACATATCCATGTGACATCACAACTGGTCTCGAACAGATCTTGCAGCTTGCACTTGCCCATCCACCACCCTTCCTACTGCAGAGTCTCTGAAAAGGCTCTTTCTCTGTGGAAAGTGCAAAACACTAGTTGAGCAGCCTTTGAAAATTCATACGTTTCAGAAACCTCACATGCCACATACATCTTTCCGAAACCCTGAATAATTCTCGCGGTATATGCCAAACAGAGTGACGTGCATGCATACATAGAAGAATATCGTATATGGATTGGCAGGTAggcaggtactccctccgtccaataatataagatcgttttgcaaGCTGTTTTAGCTCACAAAATGACCTTAAATTATGGGACCAAGGGAGTAGCTACGTTACAAAACTGTGTCTATGTTGCATGTTTCTGCGCAGTGAGGCAGCTATCTAGGCTGTATGTCTCCAGCGACTGTCAAAAAAAGTAAAGACTGGTGActggcgcatgcatgcatgcatgcatgcgtgaagCTAACGTGTTGGCATGGGGTAGAAGTAATTCTGTTggttcatgcatgcttgtttgatggaCCGCTGGGTCGGGTTGTTTTCACTGACTGCGTGGAAGCAATGCATGTGTGCAGGGGTGACATCGTTCAGCATCGATCTGGAGAGCAAGAAGGTGACGGTGATGGGTCACGTGTCCCCGGCGGGTGTCCTCGAGAGCATCTCAAAGGTCAAGAAGGCTGAGCTgctcatgtgaatctcctcatcgtCCATCCTACCCAGCATGAAGTCTTATTAGCTGAAttcggaaaagaaaagaaaagacactTCTCACCGGCTGACAATGGGATCCACCAACAGATAAATAAACTCGAGCTTAGTATTTGTACGGATTTGTACTAAATGGCCCATTGGCAAACTTAATTCGCTCACTGAACTCCATAAAACTTATATCGGAATCTCGTCCCTCTTGTTCGCGTCTATCAAAGGGGCGCCTAAATTGCATGTTAAATTACCATGCTTTTTCCCTAAGGTGTATTTGACTTTTATCGGTTCACGGTCGTCGGTTACGCCGCAGATGTGGCATGGGCCGAAGACGGCATGTCCTAAGGCGTGACACTTATTTGAACACCTCGCTTTCAATTGGAAAGAATCCAAGAAGCTTTACAAGACCTTATT
The sequence above is a segment of the Triticum dicoccoides isolate Atlit2015 ecotype Zavitan chromosome 1A, WEW_v2.0, whole genome shotgun sequence genome. Coding sequences within it:
- the LOC119282261 gene encoding protein SODIUM POTASSIUM ROOT DEFECTIVE 2-like encodes the protein MRTGGMLCRSQAATAVCVPGDARSMVVGRRADRTIAQDARTLHDVRYVRLGADGAGAARVSSRRVAPPQPPPMSRRRGATVAVTLPMVTKSPVETPARDTAAAKPTPATPTAAVAPGDQVLQVVVMKVAIHCQGCAGKVRKHISKMEGVTSFSIDLESKKVTVMGHVSPAGVLESISKVKKAELLM